In Halarcobacter bivalviorum, a genomic segment contains:
- a CDS encoding SPFH domain-containing protein, giving the protein MPIDNDYFKNRQQQNKGNNSNGGGNYQPPFEPPEFFKNFGKKAGFIYVIIIIVAALFIFKPFVIIESGQVGIKVTTGKYEDKPLNPGFHLYIPVFQKVIVVDTKVRLINYASVETSGSAGFDQSIKLNPAINILDARGLPVSIELTVQYRLTATGAPVTIATWGRAWEDKIVNPVVRNIVRNVVGGFNAEELPTKRNEIATLIENGIRTQIESLEGTPVTVESVQLREIVLPAKIKEQIERVQIANQESERVRYEVLRAKQEAEKKAALAKGEADRNRIEAQGRADAVTIEAKAQAAANKEIANSLTPRLLEMQQIQVQGKFNDALRENKDAKIFLTPGGSTPNIWVDTKDKSRDTAINK; this is encoded by the coding sequence ATGCCAATAGATAATGACTATTTTAAAAATAGACAACAACAAAACAAAGGTAACAACTCAAATGGTGGTGGTAACTACCAACCTCCTTTTGAGCCACCTGAGTTTTTCAAAAATTTCGGTAAAAAAGCAGGATTCATTTATGTAATTATTATCATAGTAGCTGCTTTATTTATTTTCAAGCCATTTGTAATCATTGAATCTGGTCAAGTAGGTATCAAAGTTACTACAGGTAAATATGAAGACAAACCTTTAAATCCTGGTTTCCACTTATATATTCCAGTATTCCAAAAGGTTATTGTAGTTGATACAAAAGTAAGACTTATTAACTATGCATCAGTAGAAACAAGTGGTAGTGCAGGATTTGATCAAAGTATCAAATTAAACCCGGCTATTAATATTCTTGATGCAAGAGGTTTACCAGTTTCTATTGAATTAACTGTTCAATATAGACTTACTGCAACAGGTGCTCCTGTAACTATTGCTACTTGGGGTAGAGCTTGGGAAGACAAAATTGTTAACCCTGTTGTAAGAAATATCGTAAGAAATGTTGTTGGTGGATTTAATGCAGAAGAGTTACCAACAAAAAGAAATGAGATTGCAACTCTAATTGAAAATGGAATTAGAACTCAAATTGAGTCTTTAGAAGGTACTCCTGTAACAGTTGAGTCTGTTCAATTAAGAGAGATTGTACTTCCAGCAAAAATTAAAGAGCAAATTGAGAGAGTTCAAATTGCTAACCAAGAATCTGAAAGAGTAAGATACGAGGTTTTAAGAGCTAAACAAGAAGCTGAGAAAAAAGCTGCACTTGCAAAGGGTGAGGCTGATAGAAACAGAATTGAAGCACAAGGTAGAGCAGATGCTGTAACTATTGAAGCAAAAGCACAAGCTGCTGCAAATAAAGAGATTGCTAACTCTTTAACACCAAGATTACTTGAAATGCAACAAATTCAAGTTCAAGGTAAATTTAATGACGCTCTTAGAGAAAACAAAGATGCGAAAATTTTCTTAACTCCAGGTGGTTCAACTCCAAATATCTGGGTTGACACTAAAGATAAGTCAAGAGATACCGCAATTAACAAATAA
- a CDS encoding branched-chain amino acid transaminase — MTEAKYIWMDGKFVDWNDAKVHVLSHTLHYGNGAIEGTKAYKTHDGRCAIFKLKEHTKRLINSAKMTLIQVPFTEDELNDAQVELLQKNELFEGAYIRPLVYLGYGVMGLYHKDAPVNVSVSAWEWGAYLGEEGMKKGVRVKIASMTRNPNTSGMGKAKAVANYLNSQMAKFEAVEAGYDEALLRDDQGYIAEASGACFFIVRDGVIITPPNDNTLESITQATVIDLAEDLGYTVVRRRITREEVYIADEAFFTGTAVEVTPIREVDCRVIGAGERGPITEALQKAYFDAVQGKNEKYEKYLTYIN; from the coding sequence ATGACAGAAGCAAAATACATCTGGATGGATGGGAAATTTGTTGATTGGAATGATGCAAAAGTTCATGTTTTAAGTCACACTCTGCATTATGGGAATGGTGCTATTGAGGGTACTAAAGCTTATAAAACGCATGATGGAAGATGTGCCATCTTCAAATTAAAAGAGCACACTAAGAGATTAATTAACTCTGCTAAAATGACACTTATTCAAGTTCCTTTTACTGAAGATGAGTTAAATGATGCTCAAGTTGAATTATTACAAAAAAACGAACTATTTGAAGGTGCATATATTAGACCATTAGTTTATTTAGGTTACGGAGTTATGGGATTATATCATAAAGATGCTCCTGTAAATGTTTCTGTTTCTGCTTGGGAATGGGGAGCATATTTAGGTGAAGAGGGAATGAAAAAAGGTGTAAGAGTTAAAATTGCATCTATGACTAGAAACCCTAATACATCTGGTATGGGAAAAGCAAAAGCTGTTGCAAACTACCTTAACTCTCAAATGGCTAAATTTGAGGCAGTTGAAGCTGGATATGATGAAGCTTTATTAAGAGATGACCAAGGATATATTGCAGAAGCATCTGGTGCTTGTTTCTTTATTGTTAGAGATGGTGTAATTATTACTCCTCCAAATGATAATACTTTAGAATCAATTACTCAAGCAACAGTTATTGACCTAGCTGAAGATTTAGGTTATACAGTTGTTAGAAGAAGAATCACTAGAGAAGAAGTATATATTGCAGATGAAGCTTTCTTTACAGGAACTGCTGTAGAAGTAACTCCAATTAGAGAAGTAGATTGTAGAGTTATTGGAGCTGGTGAAAGAGGTCCAATTACTGAAGCTTTACAAAAAGCATACTTTGACGCTGTTCAAGGTAAAAATGAAAAGTATGAAAAGTATTTAACTTATATCAACTAA
- the metH gene encoding methionine synthase, protein MIDIKKIIEEKVIIIDGAMGTQLQIADIKDENWLYEGLNLEGCNELLNLTAPHILEGIHDAYAKSGADFITTNTFGSMPWVLDEYDIPETSYELSRLGAELVKKSCEKYSTPEKPRFVLGSIGPGTKLPSLGHITYDDMFEGYKIMAQGLVDGGTDVFLLETCQDPLQIKAALHALTEVSPKTPIMVSVTIELSGTMLIGTDAMTIAAIMEPFNILSLGFNCGTGPKQVHKHVKTLSEVCKFPISVHSNAGLPQNRGGQTYYPMQPKEFTELTSEFLQFNGVSFLGGCCGTTPEHIEALSKAVEGIKPRKPSGFLKASLASLFNVVPLKQDPAPLLIGERSNATGSKAFRELLKANDYEGTLSVGQQQVRAGAHVIDVSVGFAGRDETGDMDKVVSLYSQKVSLPLMPDSTQLPALEAALKQIGGRCIINSVNLEDGEEKFDAVCKLAKKFGAALVCLVIDEIGMAKTLERKLEVAERIYDLCVNRHGFKPDDLVFDMLTFTIGSGDDEYRTAGIETLEAIKEFQIRHPEVGTTLGLSNISFGLDQKARIYLNSIYLDHCVKAGLTSAIVNVKHILPLNKISEEDRKACDDLIFNVCENGDPLFKFIEHFANVGDMEEQSDEEYQKLAPIDKVKKLLLDGDKERMLPLVDELRHTVSPELIVNEWLIDGMKVIGELFGSGQMQLPFVLQSAETMKATVDALNPYLPKEEKASETVLVLGTVKGDVHDVGKNLVDIILSNNGFKVINIGIKADLNDFIIAVREHKAQAIGMSGLLVKSTAVMKDNLEELQKQGIDIPVLLGGAALTKSFVNDYCRPIYDGPIFYCRDAFDGVVSMQRIEEGDLENTSLAADLIDEEEIARKEDVDITIKEEDVVLPEAGTFTFPPLWGRVALDNKAIDKELVFKWINHRVLFRQRWGYKRAKQSKEKFLDHEKNVVEPIYERLKEQFIEEKLFDPIAIYAYYPCIAKENKLYIFSEDYAFHSEEEARKVPSLEKAIKVMEFPRQRKKPHRCIADYFANDRLDVVAFTFASAGLKLTPYEAQLYKDSKFTEYYQVHGLGVELAEALAEVLHKQVRLDLDIVPNEGHTLHDVQMKQYIGCRYSPGYAACPDLEQSRDMFDLLKPEEFGIELSETFQIHPEQSTCAIVVPHHKAKYYNV, encoded by the coding sequence ATGATAGATATAAAAAAGATAATAGAAGAAAAAGTAATAATTATAGATGGAGCAATGGGAACACAGCTTCAGATTGCAGATATCAAAGATGAGAATTGGTTATATGAGGGTTTAAATTTAGAAGGGTGTAATGAACTTTTAAACTTAACAGCACCACATATTTTAGAAGGGATTCATGATGCTTACGCAAAATCTGGAGCAGATTTTATCACTACAAATACTTTTGGTTCTATGCCATGGGTATTAGATGAATATGATATTCCTGAAACTTCATATGAGTTATCAAGGCTTGGGGCTGAGCTTGTAAAAAAATCTTGTGAAAAATATTCAACACCAGAAAAACCAAGATTTGTATTAGGTTCAATTGGTCCTGGAACAAAACTACCTTCTCTTGGACATATTACTTATGATGATATGTTTGAAGGCTATAAAATTATGGCACAAGGTTTAGTTGATGGTGGAACAGATGTATTTTTACTTGAAACTTGTCAAGACCCTTTACAAATAAAAGCAGCTCTTCATGCTCTTACTGAAGTTTCTCCAAAAACACCTATTATGGTCTCTGTAACTATTGAGTTAAGTGGTACTATGCTTATTGGAACAGATGCAATGACAATTGCAGCTATTATGGAGCCTTTTAATATTTTATCTTTAGGATTTAACTGTGGTACGGGACCAAAACAAGTACATAAACATGTTAAGACTTTAAGTGAAGTATGTAAATTTCCAATCTCAGTTCACTCAAATGCAGGACTTCCTCAAAATAGAGGTGGGCAAACTTATTATCCAATGCAACCAAAAGAGTTTACTGAACTAACAAGTGAGTTTTTACAATTTAATGGAGTATCTTTCTTAGGTGGTTGTTGTGGAACAACACCTGAACATATTGAAGCTTTAAGTAAAGCAGTTGAAGGGATAAAACCTAGAAAGCCTAGTGGTTTCTTAAAGGCTTCATTAGCTTCATTATTTAATGTTGTTCCTTTAAAACAAGACCCAGCTCCACTTTTAATAGGAGAAAGGTCAAATGCAACGGGTTCTAAAGCATTTAGAGAGTTACTTAAAGCAAATGATTATGAAGGTACTTTATCAGTAGGTCAACAACAGGTACGTGCAGGAGCTCATGTTATTGATGTATCAGTTGGATTTGCTGGAAGGGATGAAACAGGAGATATGGATAAAGTAGTATCTTTATATTCTCAAAAAGTTTCACTTCCTTTAATGCCAGACTCAACTCAACTTCCAGCTCTTGAAGCTGCTTTAAAACAAATTGGTGGAAGATGTATTATCAACTCAGTAAACCTTGAAGATGGGGAAGAAAAGTTTGATGCTGTTTGTAAGTTAGCTAAAAAGTTTGGTGCTGCACTTGTTTGTCTTGTAATTGATGAAATTGGTATGGCAAAAACTTTAGAGCGAAAACTTGAAGTAGCTGAGAGAATCTATGATTTATGTGTTAATAGACATGGATTTAAACCTGATGATTTAGTATTTGATATGCTTACATTTACTATTGGTTCAGGAGATGATGAGTATAGAACAGCTGGTATTGAGACACTTGAAGCAATTAAAGAGTTTCAAATAAGGCATCCAGAAGTGGGTACTACTTTAGGGCTTTCTAATATCTCATTTGGTCTTGACCAAAAAGCTAGAATTTATCTAAACTCAATCTATCTTGACCATTGTGTAAAAGCTGGATTAACATCTGCAATTGTAAATGTTAAACATATCTTGCCTTTAAATAAAATTTCTGAGGAAGATAGAAAAGCTTGTGATGATTTAATTTTCAACGTCTGCGAAAATGGTGACCCCTTATTTAAATTTATTGAACACTTTGCAAATGTAGGTGATATGGAAGAGCAAAGTGATGAAGAGTATCAAAAACTAGCACCTATTGATAAGGTTAAGAAACTTCTACTAGATGGAGATAAAGAGAGAATGCTTCCTCTTGTAGATGAATTAAGACATACAGTAAGTCCAGAACTTATAGTAAATGAATGGCTAATTGATGGAATGAAAGTAATTGGAGAATTATTTGGTTCAGGTCAAATGCAGTTACCATTTGTACTTCAAAGTGCAGAGACTATGAAAGCAACAGTTGATGCCTTAAATCCATATTTACCAAAAGAAGAGAAAGCTAGTGAGACTGTATTAGTTCTTGGAACTGTTAAAGGTGATGTACATGATGTTGGTAAAAATTTAGTTGATATTATTCTTTCAAATAATGGCTTTAAAGTAATCAATATTGGTATTAAAGCTGATTTAAATGATTTTATTATAGCCGTACGTGAGCATAAAGCACAAGCTATTGGTATGAGTGGTTTACTTGTAAAATCAACAGCAGTAATGAAAGATAACCTTGAAGAGTTACAAAAACAAGGTATTGATATTCCTGTACTTTTAGGTGGAGCTGCTCTTACAAAAAGTTTTGTAAATGATTATTGTAGACCAATTTATGATGGTCCAATTTTTTATTGTAGAGATGCTTTTGATGGTGTTGTTTCTATGCAAAGAATAGAAGAGGGTGATTTAGAAAATACAAGTTTAGCTGCAGACTTAATTGATGAAGAAGAGATTGCTAGAAAAGAAGATGTTGATATTACTATTAAAGAAGAGGATGTAGTTCTTCCTGAAGCAGGAACATTTACTTTCCCTCCTTTATGGGGTAGAGTAGCTCTTGATAACAAAGCTATTGATAAAGAACTTGTATTCAAATGGATTAATCATAGAGTTTTATTTAGACAAAGATGGGGTTATAAAAGAGCAAAACAATCAAAAGAGAAGTTTTTAGACCATGAAAAAAATGTGGTTGAACCTATTTATGAGAGATTAAAAGAGCAATTTATTGAAGAGAAGCTTTTTGACCCAATTGCTATTTATGCTTATTATCCTTGTATTGCAAAAGAGAATAAATTATATATCTTTAGTGAAGATTATGCTTTTCACTCAGAAGAAGAAGCAAGAAAGGTACCATCTTTAGAAAAAGCTATAAAAGTGATGGAGTTCCCAAGACAGAGAAAAAAACCTCATAGATGTATTGCTGATTATTTTGCAAATGATAGGTTAGATGTGGTTGCCTTTACTTTTGCAAGTGCAGGATTAAAACTTACTCCATATGAAGCACAACTTTACAAAGATAGTAAGTTTACAGAGTATTATCAAGTGCATGGTTTAGGTGTTGAGTTAGCAGAAGCTTTAGCAGAAGTTTTACATAAACAAGTAAGACTTGACCTTGATATTGTTCCAAATGAAGGACATACTCTTCATGATGTACAGATGAAACAGTATATTGGATGTAGATATTCTCCTGGTTATGCTGCTTGTCCTGATTTAGAACAAAGTAGAGATATGTTTGATTTATTAAAACCAGAAGAGTTTGGAATAGAGTTAAGTGAGACTTTCCAAATCCATCCTGAACAGTCAACTTGTGCTATTGTTGTGCCTCATCATAAGGCTAAATATTATAATGTCTAA
- a CDS encoding SAM-dependent methyltransferase: MSQQEFWNQKFSRDGFLYGLKPNSFISSKIKSFPANSKVLCLGEGEGRNAIFLAQRGFEVSAIDASDIGLSKLQQRAKEEGLNIKTICIDLNEWEVEEKYDVIVASYLHMYEKDRDRLFDNIDESLKENGIFVGEFFSQNQLKYDSGGPKDKELLYKVEDFKTHYTFSEAQVKEQITILDEGKGHQGEASVIRVVLQKS, encoded by the coding sequence ATGTCTCAACAAGAGTTCTGGAATCAAAAATTCTCAAGAGATGGCTTTTTATATGGATTAAAGCCAAATAGTTTTATTTCTTCAAAGATTAAATCTTTCCCTGCTAACTCAAAAGTGTTATGTTTAGGAGAAGGAGAGGGTAGAAATGCAATCTTTTTAGCTCAAAGAGGTTTTGAAGTTAGTGCAATAGATGCTTCTGATATAGGACTTTCAAAATTACAACAAAGAGCAAAAGAAGAGGGCTTAAATATAAAAACTATTTGTATAGATTTAAATGAGTGGGAAGTTGAAGAAAAATATGATGTAATTGTAGCTTCTTATTTACATATGTATGAAAAAGATAGAGATAGATTATTTGATAATATTGATGAGTCTTTAAAAGAAAATGGAATTTTTGTAGGAGAGTTCTTTTCTCAAAACCAATTAAAATATGATAGTGGTGGACCAAAAGATAAAGAGCTTTTATACAAAGTTGAAGATTTTAAAACTCATTATACTTTTAGTGAGGCACAAGTAAAAGAACAAATCACTATTTTAGACGAAGGGAAAGGTCATCAAGGAGAGGCTAGTGTGATTAGAGTAGTGCTTCAAAAAAGCTAA
- the nifJ gene encoding pyruvate:ferredoxin (flavodoxin) oxidoreductase produces MIKQFATMDGNEAAAYVSYAFTEVAGVYPITPSSQMGDNTEKWATQGKKNLFGSTVKVIEMQSEAGAAGTFHGSLQAGALTTTYTASQGLLLKIPNMYKVAGQLLPGVIHVSARALATHALSIFGDHQDVMSARATGFAMLATGSVQQVMDLGGVAHLSAIKGRVPFLHFFDGFRTSHEINKIEVMPYEEFDRLLDYEAVQKFRDTSLNPESPITRGTAQNDDIYFQGREASNRYYDALPDVVNEYMKEISKITGRDYAPFTYYGDENATDIIVAMGSVTETIKETIDYLIQKENRKVGLLTVHLYRPFSAKYFMNVLPLSVERVCVIDRTKEPGSLGEPLYLDVKALFYGQKNQPKIIGGRYGLSSKDVPPNQIIALFDNLASDNSKDNFTVGIIDDVTNTSIDVKENISVVEDINECLFYGLGADGTVGANKNSVKIIGDKTELYAQAYFAYDSKKSGGYTRSHLRFSKNPIRSTYLVSNPSFVACSKEVYLEQYEVVDKLKENGTFLLNSIHSKDEIENKLPNRVKKILSDKNIKFYIINATRLAHDIGLGNRTNTIMQAAFFKLANIIPYEEAKEYMKEYAKKAYGNKGEEIVKMNYLAIDQGEHGVEEVEVKKEWSKLEAEELVVNSKYKGSTYVENFAKVVNAAKGDEIPVSTIVELGMECGTFENGSTQFEKRGIATMVPQWNEDTCIQCNQCAFECPHAVIRPFLMDEEEFENAPTGVKEHSLEAKGKEFKGKDLRYKIQVSILDCTGCNICVDICPTKEKSLKMVPYGIEEDNNEQENADYLFNEVTYKDYLVEKNNVKNSQFAQPLFEYHSACPGCGETPYITLATQLFGDRMMIANATGCSSIYSASAPSTPYTKNAKGEGPAWANSLFEDTAEFGYGMHAANETIRNRIARIILKTMDEVSNPLKVLYKEWLEHRSNGVKTQEIRDKLVPQLENNQDQNGVKELLSLRKYLVRKSQWMIGGDGWAYDIGYGGVDHVLSTGENVNILVVDTEVYSNTGGQSSKAARAGSIADFTNDGKPNAKKDLGYISMTYGNIYVAQINSRANQKQAVQAMKEAEAYDGPSLIICYSPCIAHGIQGGLMKSVEQGQLATDCGYWPIYTFDPRKIEEGQNPIKIFGKKPAWDRYEEFLLKENRYRSLKKLNPKHADELLDKNKKDAQYRYRQLQRWASMDYSDEVEISVTQEAKEVIEE; encoded by the coding sequence ATGATTAAACAATTTGCTACAATGGATGGGAATGAAGCGGCTGCATATGTTTCATATGCTTTTACAGAAGTAGCAGGAGTATACCCTATTACACCCTCTTCTCAAATGGGTGACAATACTGAAAAATGGGCTACTCAAGGCAAAAAGAACCTTTTTGGTTCTACTGTTAAAGTTATCGAAATGCAAAGTGAAGCTGGTGCTGCTGGAACTTTTCATGGTTCACTTCAAGCTGGAGCTTTAACTACTACATATACTGCTTCACAAGGTTTACTTTTAAAAATACCAAATATGTATAAAGTTGCAGGACAATTATTACCTGGTGTTATACATGTAAGTGCAAGAGCCCTAGCAACACATGCTTTATCTATCTTTGGTGACCATCAAGATGTAATGAGTGCAAGAGCTACTGGTTTTGCTATGCTTGCAACTGGTTCAGTACAACAAGTTATGGATTTAGGAGGAGTTGCTCATCTTAGTGCAATAAAAGGAAGAGTTCCTTTTTTACATTTTTTTGATGGATTTAGAACTTCACATGAAATAAATAAAATTGAAGTAATGCCTTATGAAGAGTTTGATAGATTGCTTGATTATGAAGCTGTACAGAAGTTTAGAGACACTTCACTTAATCCAGAGTCTCCAATTACAAGAGGAACAGCTCAAAATGATGATATTTACTTTCAAGGTAGAGAAGCTTCAAATAGATATTATGATGCCCTTCCTGATGTTGTAAATGAGTATATGAAAGAGATTTCTAAAATCACTGGAAGAGATTATGCTCCATTTACATATTATGGAGATGAAAATGCAACAGATATTATTGTAGCAATGGGTTCTGTAACAGAGACAATAAAAGAGACAATTGATTATCTAATACAAAAAGAGAATAGAAAAGTAGGACTTCTTACAGTTCATCTATACAGACCCTTTTCTGCAAAATATTTTATGAATGTTTTACCATTAAGCGTAGAAAGAGTTTGTGTAATAGATAGAACAAAAGAACCGGGAAGTTTAGGTGAGCCACTATATCTTGATGTAAAAGCCTTATTCTATGGACAAAAGAATCAACCTAAAATCATTGGTGGAAGATATGGACTTTCTTCAAAAGATGTACCACCAAATCAAATTATTGCACTTTTTGATAATCTTGCAAGTGATAATTCAAAAGATAATTTTACTGTTGGGATTATTGATGATGTAACAAATACTTCAATTGATGTAAAAGAGAATATTTCTGTAGTAGAAGATATAAATGAGTGTCTTTTTTATGGACTTGGAGCAGATGGAACAGTAGGAGCAAATAAAAACTCTGTAAAAATTATAGGAGATAAAACAGAGCTTTATGCACAAGCATATTTTGCTTATGATTCTAAAAAAAGTGGTGGATACACAAGGTCACACTTAAGATTTAGTAAAAATCCTATTCGCTCAACATATCTTGTATCAAATCCAAGTTTTGTAGCCTGTTCAAAAGAGGTTTATTTAGAGCAATATGAAGTTGTAGATAAACTAAAAGAGAATGGTACTTTCTTATTAAACTCTATTCACTCAAAAGATGAGATAGAAAATAAATTACCAAATAGAGTAAAAAAAATACTTTCAGATAAGAATATTAAATTTTATATCATAAATGCTACAAGATTAGCACATGATATTGGTTTAGGAAATAGAACAAACACTATTATGCAAGCTGCTTTTTTCAAGTTAGCAAATATCATCCCTTATGAAGAAGCAAAAGAGTATATGAAAGAGTATGCTAAAAAAGCTTATGGAAACAAAGGGGAAGAGATAGTTAAAATGAACTATCTTGCAATTGACCAAGGGGAACATGGGGTTGAAGAAGTAGAAGTAAAAAAAGAGTGGTCAAAACTTGAAGCAGAAGAGTTAGTAGTTAACTCAAAATATAAAGGTTCAACATATGTAGAAAATTTTGCAAAAGTAGTTAATGCTGCAAAAGGTGATGAAATTCCTGTTTCTACAATTGTTGAGCTTGGTATGGAGTGTGGTACTTTTGAAAATGGTTCAACTCAATTTGAAAAAAGAGGTATTGCAACAATGGTTCCTCAATGGAATGAAGATACCTGTATTCAATGTAACCAATGTGCTTTTGAGTGTCCACATGCTGTTATTAGACCATTTTTAATGGATGAAGAAGAGTTTGAAAATGCTCCAACTGGTGTAAAAGAACACTCACTTGAAGCAAAAGGAAAAGAGTTTAAAGGAAAAGATTTAAGATATAAAATCCAAGTATCCATTTTAGACTGTACTGGATGTAATATCTGTGTTGATATCTGTCCTACAAAAGAGAAATCACTAAAAATGGTTCCATATGGAATAGAAGAAGATAACAATGAACAAGAAAATGCTGATTATCTATTTAATGAAGTTACATATAAAGACTATTTAGTAGAAAAAAACAATGTAAAAAATTCACAATTTGCACAACCACTTTTTGAGTACCACTCAGCTTGTCCAGGTTGTGGAGAAACTCCATATATTACCTTAGCAACTCAATTATTTGGAGATAGAATGATGATTGCAAATGCAACTGGATGTTCATCTATTTATTCTGCTTCAGCACCTTCAACTCCATATACAAAAAATGCAAAGGGAGAAGGACCAGCATGGGCAAACTCTTTATTTGAGGATACAGCAGAGTTTGGTTATGGAATGCATGCTGCAAATGAGACTATTAGAAATAGAATTGCAAGAATTATACTAAAGACTATGGATGAAGTATCAAATCCTCTTAAAGTACTTTATAAAGAGTGGTTAGAACATAGAAGTAATGGAGTTAAAACTCAAGAGATAAGAGATAAACTTGTACCTCAGCTTGAAAATAATCAAGACCAAAATGGAGTGAAAGAGTTACTATCTTTAAGAAAATACCTTGTAAGAAAATCACAATGGATGATTGGTGGAGATGGTTGGGCTTATGATATCGGATATGGCGGAGTTGACCACGTTTTATCAACTGGGGAAAATGTAAATATTCTTGTTGTAGATACAGAAGTTTATTCAAATACAGGAGGTCAATCTTCAAAAGCTGCAAGAGCTGGTTCTATTGCTGACTTTACAAATGATGGTAAACCAAATGCTAAAAAAGATTTAGGATATATCTCTATGACCTATGGAAATATCTATGTGGCACAGATAAACTCAAGAGCAAATCAAAAACAAGCAGTACAAGCTATGAAAGAAGCAGAAGCTTATGATGGACCATCTTTAATCATCTGTTACTCTCCATGTATTGCCCATGGTATCCAAGGTGGACTTATGAAATCAGTAGAGCAAGGACAACTTGCTACAGACTGTGGATATTGGCCTATATATACTTTTGACCCAAGAAAGATAGAGGAAGGACAAAACCCTATTAAAATTTTCGGTAAAAAACCAGCTTGGGATAGATATGAAGAGTTTTTATTAAAAGAGAATAGATATAGATCTTTAAAAAAACTGAATCCTAAACATGCTGATGAACTACTTGATAAAAATAAAAAAGATGCTCAATATAGATATAGACAGTTACAAAGATGGGCTTCTATGGATTATAGTGATGAAGTAGAGATTAGTGTTACACAAGAAGCAAAAGAGGTAATTGAAGAGTAA
- a CDS encoding tRNA (5-methylaminomethyl-2-thiouridine)(34)-methyltransferase MnmD, whose translation MIIKTKDNSNTLFSTKYNQHFHDLKTGAINESLMKHVIPALEFHKNKKKLKILDICFGLGYNTFSTINYILENKLNKELQIFSPELDLELIDSLKDFEFPQEFEKISYIIKKLIETKKYKDEKIEIELYIGDAREYIKKLNDIDIVYQDAFSSEVNSELWTVEYFTDIFSATNEEAVVTTYSIASNVRLSLYEAGFEIYENNPTGKRKQTMAVKNKKDIDAKYIDMKLKQTRNKELKALYD comes from the coding sequence ATGATAATAAAAACAAAAGATAATTCAAATACACTTTTTTCAACTAAATATAATCAACACTTTCATGATTTAAAAACAGGGGCAATAAATGAATCCCTAATGAAGCATGTTATTCCTGCACTTGAATTTCATAAAAATAAAAAGAAGTTAAAAATACTTGATATCTGTTTTGGTTTAGGTTATAACACTTTTTCTACAATAAATTATATTTTAGAAAACAAACTTAATAAAGAACTACAAATCTTCTCTCCTGAGCTTGATTTGGAACTTATAGACTCACTAAAAGATTTTGAGTTTCCACAAGAGTTTGAAAAAATATCTTATATAATCAAAAAGCTTATTGAGACAAAAAAATATAAAGATGAAAAAATAGAAATAGAACTTTATATTGGAGATGCAAGGGAGTATATTAAAAAACTTAATGATATAGATATTGTCTATCAAGATGCTTTTAGTTCTGAGGTAAATAGTGAACTTTGGACAGTTGAATATTTTACTGATATTTTTTCTGCAACAAATGAAGAAGCCGTAGTAACCACATACTCAATTGCAAGTAATGTTAGACTTTCCCTTTATGAAGCTGGCTTTGAAATATATGAAAACAATCCTACTGGAAAAAGAAAACAGACTATGGCAGTTAAAAATAAAAAAGATATTGATGCAAAATATATTGATATGAAGTTAAAACAAACAAGGAATAAAGAGCTAAAAGCCCTTTATGATTAA
- the luxS gene encoding S-ribosylhomocysteine lyase, with translation MPLLDSFRVDHTIMPAPAVRVAKTMKSPSGDVITVFDLRFCVPNEKMLGEKGIHTLEHLFAGFIREHLNSDKVEIIDVSPMGCRTGFYMSLLGAPSEEEVASAWKKSMEDVLKVKSQNDIPELNVYQCGTYKMHSLEEAKEIAQDILDQNIGVMSNEKLFLSEETLNKLGN, from the coding sequence ATGCCACTATTAGATAGTTTTAGAGTAGACCATACAATTATGCCAGCACCTGCTGTAAGAGTTGCAAAAACTATGAAATCACCATCTGGTGATGTTATCACAGTATTTGATTTAAGATTCTGTGTTCCAAATGAAAAAATGTTAGGAGAGAAAGGTATTCATACCTTAGAGCACCTTTTTGCTGGTTTTATTAGAGAGCATTTAAACTCTGATAAAGTAGAGATAATTGATGTTTCTCCTATGGGATGTAGAACTGGGTTTTATATGAGTTTATTAGGGGCTCCTTCTGAAGAAGAAGTTGCAAGTGCTTGGAAAAAGTCAATGGAAGATGTATTAAAAGTAAAATCACAAAATGATATTCCAGAATTAAATGTATATCAATGTGGTACATATAAAATGCACTCACTTGAAGAAGCAAAAGAGATTGCACAAGATATTTTAGACCAAAATATTGGTGTAATGTCAAATGAAAAACTTTTCCTTTCAGAAGAGACATTAAATAAATTAGGAAACTAA